A single window of Desulfovibrio sp. G11 DNA harbors:
- a CDS encoding MBOAT family O-acyltransferase: MLFNSYSFLFLFLPLLLLCWRLAAGFGPARLSLVLLLFSTVFYALWGLPFLLLLAGILIMNYAFALALSAPENAAAAATGTDGAAHAAPPCAEDGTDGQTTGSPRNRRQLFSNGGLKRLGCWACSRKGLLTLALILNLLPLLWFKYSWFFAQNLALLMGAEWNFTPPGLPLGISFYTFIQIAWLVSVYRRQVTPQGFSRHALFSACFPYVISGPIVRYEQMGPQLDELSGSTSEGLAQGFTLFTIGLAKKVLLADGLAVYANAVFNAAEKAFPVSGAEAWLGSFCYTFQLYFDFSGYTDMAIGLGLMLGLRLPENFDSPYKATGIVDFWRRWHITLSSWLRDFLYIPLGGNRKGRLMQYRNLFLTMLIGGAWHGAGWTFIIWGALHGAMLSINHFFRACIKGSLTERVLAALPLRIFFIFFTFMCINLCWVVFRTVSLDGAVTMYGAMFAGPFTAEAAGLAADHTGLSAMGALAARWLPNNYFQGWMPFALLGISLVLVWAFPNSHELLHGKRDGTRPLLSWRPSAAWATGLACLAFVTLVLVSRKATFLYFQF; the protein is encoded by the coding sequence ATGCTGTTCAATTCCTATTCCTTTCTTTTTCTGTTTTTGCCTCTTCTGCTGCTGTGCTGGCGGCTGGCGGCGGGTTTCGGCCCCGCGCGGCTGAGTCTGGTTCTGCTGCTCTTTTCCACCGTATTCTATGCCCTCTGGGGCCTTCCCTTTCTGCTGCTTCTGGCGGGCATACTTATCATGAACTACGCCTTTGCCCTGGCACTGTCCGCGCCGGAAAACGCAGCCGCGGCAGCCACCGGCACTGACGGCGCAGCTCATGCAGCGCCCCCCTGCGCCGAAGACGGGACGGACGGGCAAACAACCGGCAGCCCGCGCAACCGCCGACAACTTTTCAGTAACGGCGGGCTTAAACGCCTGGGCTGCTGGGCATGCAGCCGCAAGGGACTGCTGACCCTGGCCCTGATCCTGAACCTGCTGCCTCTGCTCTGGTTCAAGTATTCATGGTTTTTCGCCCAGAACCTGGCCCTGCTTATGGGCGCGGAGTGGAATTTCACCCCGCCGGGTCTGCCGCTCGGCATTTCTTTTTACACCTTTATACAGATCGCCTGGCTCGTCAGTGTCTACCGGCGGCAGGTGACCCCCCAGGGATTTTCGCGACACGCGCTTTTTTCGGCCTGTTTTCCCTACGTGATTTCCGGTCCCATCGTGCGTTATGAGCAGATGGGTCCGCAGCTTGACGAGCTTTCCGGCTCCACCTCCGAAGGGCTGGCCCAGGGATTCACCCTGTTCACCATAGGACTTGCCAAAAAAGTGCTGCTGGCCGACGGCCTGGCCGTGTACGCCAACGCCGTGTTCAATGCGGCGGAAAAAGCCTTTCCCGTCAGCGGGGCCGAGGCCTGGCTGGGTTCTTTCTGCTATACTTTTCAGCTGTACTTCGATTTTTCCGGCTATACCGATATGGCCATCGGCCTTGGCCTCATGCTGGGGCTGCGGCTGCCGGAAAACTTTGATTCGCCCTACAAGGCAACGGGCATTGTTGACTTCTGGCGGCGCTGGCACATCACCCTGAGCTCCTGGCTGCGGGACTTTCTGTACATCCCCCTGGGCGGTAACCGAAAAGGGCGGCTCATGCAGTACCGCAACCTCTTTCTGACCATGCTCATAGGTGGGGCCTGGCACGGCGCTGGCTGGACATTCATCATATGGGGCGCGCTGCACGGGGCCATGCTGAGTATCAATCACTTTTTCCGCGCCTGCATCAAGGGCAGCCTGACGGAGCGGGTTCTGGCTGCCCTGCCCTTGCGCATCTTCTTCATTTTTTTCACGTTCATGTGCATCAACCTGTGTTGGGTGGTCTTTCGCACCGTAAGCCTTGACGGTGCGGTGACCATGTACGGGGCCATGTTTGCCGGGCCTTTCACGGCTGAAGCCGCCGGCCTTGCTGCGGACCACACCGGGCTTTCGGCAATGGGTGCACTGGCCGCCCGCTGGCTGCCCAACAACTATTTTCAGGGCTGGATGCCCTTTGCCCTGCTTGGCATAAGCCTTGTGCTTGTATGGGCCTTCCCCAACAGCCACGAATTGCTGCACGGCAAGCGCGACGGCACACGCCCGCTGCTGAGCTGGCGGCCATCAGCGGCATGGGCAACGGGCCTGGCCTGTCTGGCGTTCGTGACCCTTGTTCTGGTGTCGCGCAAGGCGACCTTCCTGTACTTTCAATTCTAG
- a CDS encoding tetratricopeptide repeat protein — protein MRRDKLHDITAPTGSARCKNSPRKVTMAVLWGLAPDGFLSAALRTFKTRLFALRARCLHVLPLCALILCALPPGAPGTHLAAAYVWGPRPALAAAASIPTPTPAEPRVHEPVVPVPTVTVPTVQAPVVQAPQLQPSGGQQRPGWSGSSGRSDNAGQAASLQDAGNDGRQVSPTREIMGFLFGGNTGTASDNATAAPQDTASHPSTSIRSGSLNSTGPNGVPMPLGPIAVPPPAPVAPPAPVAPVAPAPVPATPGNRVPARAVAEMQPQSPEAQLRQKQQNAERERQRQEKARRSSRPAKATETAGPEASRPAADHAGTPTSVPPPAAKEENTPPDVPETPKAESPFTPGSPEAQANEAYQKGDFAQARAIWQHLADGGDGQSMNNLGVLYDLGLGVEPDEGRALHWFAQSAAAGHPSGMSNYGRMLEQGRGIEANPHEAARWFDLAARQGQPEAQYNLGLMYESGHGVSRDYKAAAAWYSRAAAQQQIDALARLGHLYRAGEGVEKNTARATLLLYAAAMRGSVHAMKELEAMAEASGVRHGAVLFGQRLDTANRTAMRDTLSRAGMQPSRQDDAYICDLYIPGALVPGARQMALCYGPGRPAPLGFVELEYAAPHKDTAQSIMRMVSERFGPPSAGEGDDGHIWNLGTVIVATRYNPAQQTVSLMYMVPAIYHLTRQD, from the coding sequence ATGCGCCGGGACAAACTCCACGACATAACGGCACCCACAGGCTCTGCAAGGTGCAAAAACAGTCCCCGCAAGGTCACCATGGCCGTATTGTGGGGGCTTGCCCCTGATGGATTTCTTTCCGCAGCCCTGCGCACTTTCAAAACCCGTCTTTTTGCCTTGCGCGCGCGTTGCCTGCATGTCCTGCCCCTGTGCGCCCTGATCCTGTGCGCCCTGCCACCGGGCGCCCCGGGTACGCACCTTGCCGCCGCATACGTATGGGGACCACGCCCGGCCCTGGCGGCGGCCGCCTCCATCCCCACGCCCACACCTGCCGAGCCTAGAGTGCATGAACCTGTTGTACCCGTTCCCACGGTCACTGTGCCGACAGTTCAGGCTCCGGTGGTTCAGGCTCCGCAGCTCCAGCCCTCCGGCGGGCAGCAAAGGCCCGGATGGAGCGGATCGAGCGGGCGGAGCGACAATGCCGGGCAAGCCGCAAGCCTGCAGGACGCCGGAAATGATGGCCGGCAAGTCTCCCCCACCCGCGAAATTATGGGCTTTCTCTTTGGCGGCAACACAGGCACGGCTTCAGATAACGCAACGGCTGCCCCGCAGGACACTGCAAGCCATCCCTCAACGTCCATACGCAGCGGCAGCCTGAACAGCACAGGTCCCAATGGCGTCCCCATGCCTCTAGGCCCGATTGCCGTGCCGCCGCCGGCTCCTGTAGCGCCACCGGCTCCCGTGGCCCCTGTGGCCCCTGCCCCGGTTCCGGCCACACCCGGCAATCGTGTTCCGGCCCGGGCCGTGGCCGAAATGCAGCCACAGTCGCCTGAAGCGCAATTGCGCCAGAAGCAGCAAAATGCAGAAAGGGAACGTCAGCGGCAGGAAAAGGCACGTCGCAGTTCCCGGCCCGCCAAGGCTACGGAAACTGCCGGTCCGGAGGCCTCCCGCCCGGCGGCAGACCATGCCGGTACGCCGACTTCCGTACCGCCCCCGGCCGCAAAGGAAGAAAACACGCCCCCGGATGTGCCGGAAACCCCAAAAGCGGAAAGCCCCTTTACACCCGGCAGCCCCGAAGCACAGGCCAATGAGGCCTACCAGAAAGGTGATTTTGCCCAGGCGCGGGCCATCTGGCAGCACCTTGCGGATGGCGGCGACGGGCAGTCCATGAACAATCTGGGCGTGCTTTATGATCTCGGTCTGGGGGTAGAGCCTGACGAAGGGCGCGCCCTGCACTGGTTTGCCCAGTCTGCGGCAGCGGGGCATCCCTCAGGCATGAGCAATTACGGCCGCATGCTGGAACAGGGACGTGGCATTGAAGCCAACCCCCACGAGGCTGCCCGCTGGTTTGACCTCGCGGCCCGACAGGGCCAGCCCGAAGCCCAGTACAATCTGGGACTTATGTATGAAAGCGGTCACGGCGTATCCCGCGACTACAAGGCCGCCGCCGCATGGTACAGCCGCGCAGCAGCCCAGCAGCAGATAGACGCGCTCGCCCGGCTGGGCCATCTCTATCGCGCCGGAGAGGGTGTGGAAAAGAATACGGCACGAGCCACGCTTTTACTCTATGCGGCAGCCATGCGCGGCTCTGTTCATGCCATGAAAGAGCTGGAGGCCATGGCCGAAGCCTCCGGAGTACGCCACGGAGCCGTGCTTTTCGGGCAACGGCTGGATACGGCCAACCGCACGGCCATGCGCGACACGCTTTCCAGGGCCGGCATGCAGCCGTCCCGGCAGGACGATGCCTATATCTGCGACCTGTATATCCCCGGCGCCCTTGTACCCGGCGCACGGCAAATGGCTCTTTGCTACGGCCCGGGCAGGCCCGCGCCTCTGGGCTTTGTAGAACTGGAATATGCCGCCCCCCACAAGGACACCGCCCAGAGCATCATGCGCATGGTCAGTGAGCGCTTCGGGCCGCCATCCGCCGGAGAAGGGGACGACGGACACATCTGGAATCTCGGTACGGTTATCGTGGCCACGCGCTACAACCCCGCGCAACAGACGGTCAGCCTCATGTATATGGTTCCCGCCATCTACCACCTGACACGCCAGGACTAG
- a CDS encoding AbrB family transcriptional regulator, with translation MMTLIVLFAVGLAGGLVFDYFDLPGGPMTGAMLAVVIFKTFGSVSTPEIPHWIRYVIYGCVGVIVGNMYSPDMLAVIRSTWPIMLLSTVIILLAGLFCAWVSMRFGGMSAGGAYLATSPGGFNAIVALAGDAGNEAPVVMVYHLVRIYAIVLLSPLVAKLLTALIK, from the coding sequence ATGATGACGCTGATAGTGCTTTTTGCCGTGGGCCTGGCGGGCGGCCTGGTGTTCGACTATTTTGATCTGCCCGGCGGCCCCATGACAGGAGCCATGCTGGCCGTGGTTATTTTCAAGACCTTCGGTTCCGTGAGTACACCCGAAATACCGCACTGGATACGCTATGTGATCTATGGCTGCGTGGGAGTGATTGTGGGCAATATGTACAGCCCTGACATGCTGGCTGTGATCCGTTCCACCTGGCCCATAATGCTGCTGTCTACCGTCATCATACTGCTGGCGGGCCTGTTCTGCGCCTGGGTGAGCATGCGCTTTGGCGGCATGAGCGCCGGGGGGGCCTATCTTGCCACCAGCCCGGGCGGCTTCAATGCCATTGTGGCTCTGGCAGGAGATGCGGGCAATGAAGCCCCTGTGGTGATGGTGTATCACCTGGTGCGTATTTACGCCATTGTGCTGCTGTCCCCTCTGGTCGCCAAGTTGCTGACAGCCCTTATAAAGTAG
- a CDS encoding NAD(P)(+) transhydrogenase (Re/Si-specific) subunit beta, giving the protein MNAITYNIIAGILVAAVLFGLRLMNKVPTAVRGNLFCASAMGLAILVTMFKDGSLASPALWLAIAVGMTLGLTLSNKVKMIQMPQMVAFLHGIGGGAAAIVSFLVLTDTGAPSAFERGSACLALAMGMTTIAGSFVAAGKLHQILPQKPVILPDHTKIIMAILAVMGFSVLMGTAFPQFLFGFFIFLMFVTGTAFGIGFTLRVGGADMPITISLLNSMGGVCAAIAGFAVNDPLLVAIGGIIGSSGYLLTRIMCRAMNRKLLSILLGESSVVTPSAPAKKAAPAARAAAPARSVESEAARLVQNARNVVIVPGYGMALAQAQYKVKQLADLLESRGARVSYGIHPVAGRMPGHMNVLLAEANVDYEHLLEMDTVNPMFAESDLVIVVGANDVVNPAANTAEGTPIYGMPILKADEAKNIIIANYDDKPGYAGVPNPLYGRDGVILMTGDAGKTFDRLLAYAQGNGPADEAAPAAGADSREAEAAKLVQNARNVVIVPGYGMALAQAQHKVKLLADALESRGVKVSYGIHPVAGRMPGHMNVLLAEANVDYENLLEMDTVNPMFAESDLVVIIGANDVVNPAANTAEGTPIYGMPILKADECRNIIVCNYDDKPGYAGVPNPLYERDGVILMTGDAAKTVDRLVSFAQGESPAAPAAGTDSREADAAKLVQNARNVVIVPGYGMALAQAQYKVKQLADLLESRGARVSYGIHPVAGRMPGHMNVLLAEANVDYEHLLEMDTVNPMFAESDLVIVVGANDVVNPAANSAEGTPIYGMPILKVEDCSNIIIANYDDKPGYAGVPNPLYEREGVILMTGDAGKTFDRLLAYAQGESPAAPAAAPAVSGGADQVDMVLKEAKNVIIVPGYGMALAQAQHKVKQLADLLESRGAKISYGIHPVAGRMPGHMNVLLAEANVDYENLLEMDVVNPMFAEADLVIVIGANDVVNPAANTAEGTPIYGMPILKADEAKNIIICNYDDKPGYAGVDNTLYGRPGVIMMLGDASATMDKLIAMVQK; this is encoded by the coding sequence ATGAATGCAATAACCTACAACATCATAGCCGGCATTCTTGTGGCTGCCGTCCTGTTCGGCCTTCGCCTCATGAACAAGGTTCCCACTGCGGTCCGGGGCAACCTCTTTTGCGCCTCTGCCATGGGCCTGGCCATCCTTGTCACCATGTTCAAGGACGGCTCGCTGGCCTCGCCCGCACTGTGGCTTGCCATTGCTGTAGGCATGACCCTGGGTCTTACCTTGTCCAACAAGGTCAAGATGATCCAGATGCCGCAGATGGTGGCCTTTTTGCACGGCATCGGCGGCGGCGCGGCGGCCATCGTGAGCTTTCTTGTGCTCACCGACACGGGCGCGCCCTCGGCCTTTGAGCGCGGCAGCGCCTGCCTGGCGCTTGCCATGGGCATGACTACCATAGCCGGTTCCTTTGTGGCTGCGGGCAAACTGCACCAGATTCTGCCGCAAAAGCCCGTTATTCTGCCCGATCACACCAAAATCATCATGGCGATTCTTGCGGTTATGGGTTTTTCCGTGCTTATGGGCACGGCCTTTCCGCAGTTTCTGTTCGGTTTCTTCATCTTTTTGATGTTTGTCACCGGCACGGCCTTCGGCATCGGCTTTACCCTCCGCGTGGGCGGGGCCGACATGCCCATCACCATCTCGCTGCTGAACTCAATGGGCGGCGTGTGTGCGGCCATTGCCGGTTTTGCAGTCAATGACCCCCTGCTTGTGGCCATCGGCGGTATTATCGGCTCGTCCGGCTATCTGCTGACGCGCATCATGTGCCGTGCCATGAACAGGAAACTGCTGTCTATCCTGCTTGGCGAATCTTCTGTGGTGACCCCGTCGGCCCCGGCCAAAAAGGCTGCTCCTGCCGCCCGGGCTGCTGCCCCGGCCAGGTCCGTCGAAAGCGAAGCCGCCAGGCTTGTACAGAACGCCAGAAATGTGGTTATCGTGCCCGGTTACGGCATGGCCCTGGCCCAGGCCCAGTACAAGGTCAAACAGCTTGCCGACCTGCTGGAAAGCAGGGGCGCCAGGGTAAGTTACGGCATCCACCCCGTTGCCGGGCGCATGCCCGGGCATATGAACGTGCTGCTTGCCGAAGCCAACGTGGACTATGAGCACCTGCTCGAAATGGACACGGTGAACCCCATGTTCGCAGAGTCCGACCTTGTGATCGTGGTGGGCGCCAACGACGTTGTGAACCCGGCAGCCAACACTGCCGAAGGCACACCCATCTACGGCATGCCCATCCTCAAGGCCGACGAAGCCAAAAACATCATCATCGCCAACTATGACGACAAACCCGGCTACGCGGGCGTGCCCAACCCCCTGTACGGACGTGACGGCGTGATCCTCATGACCGGCGACGCCGGCAAGACCTTTGACAGGCTGCTGGCCTATGCCCAGGGCAACGGCCCTGCGGACGAGGCCGCTCCCGCCGCCGGTGCGGACAGCAGGGAAGCCGAAGCCGCAAAGCTTGTACAGAACGCCAGAAATGTGGTTATCGTGCCCGGTTATGGCATGGCCCTGGCCCAGGCCCAGCACAAGGTCAAGCTGCTTGCCGATGCGCTGGAAAGCAGGGGCGTCAAGGTGAGCTACGGCATCCACCCCGTTGCCGGGCGCATGCCCGGGCATATGAACGTGCTGCTTGCCGAAGCCAACGTGGACTATGAAAATCTGCTCGAAATGGACACGGTGAACCCCATGTTCGCAGAGTCCGACCTTGTGGTGATCATCGGGGCCAACGACGTTGTGAACCCGGCAGCCAACACTGCCGAAGGCACGCCCATCTACGGCATGCCCATCCTCAAGGCCGATGAATGCAGGAATATCATCGTCTGCAACTATGACGACAAGCCCGGCTACGCGGGCGTACCCAACCCCTTGTACGAGCGTGACGGCGTGATCCTCATGACCGGCGATGCGGCGAAAACCGTGGACCGGCTGGTGAGCTTCGCCCAGGGCGAAAGCCCGGCCGCTCCCGCCGCGGGTACGGACAGCAGGGAAGCCGACGCGGCAAAGCTTGTGCAGAACGCCAGAAATGTGGTTATCGTGCCCGGTTACGGCATGGCCCTGGCCCAGGCCCAGTACAAGGTCAAACAGCTTGCCGACCTGCTGGAAAGCAGGGGCGCCAGGGTAAGTTACGGCATCCATCCCGTTGCCGGGCGTATGCCCGGGCATATGAACGTGCTGCTTGCCGAAGCCAACGTGGACTATGAGCACCTGCTCGAAATGGACACGGTGAACCCCATGTTCGCAGAGTCCGACCTTGTGATCGTGGTGGGGGCCAACGACGTGGTGAACCCGGCAGCCAACTCTGCCGAAGGCACGCCCATCTACGGCATGCCCATCCTCAAGGTTGAGGACTGCAGCAACATCATCATCGCCAACTATGACGACAAGCCCGGCTATGCGGGGGTACCCAATCCCCTGTACGAGCGCGAGGGCGTGATCCTCATGACCGGCGACGCCGGCAAGACCTTTGACAGGTTGCTGGCCTATGCCCAGGGCGAAAGCCCCGCCGCGCCTGCCGCCGCACCTGCCGTTTCCGGTGGTGCGGATCAGGTTGACATGGTGCTCAAGGAAGCAAAAAACGTCATTATCGTACCTGGTTACGGCATGGCTCTGGCTCAGGCCCAACACAAGGTCAAGCAGCTTGCCGACCTGCTGGAAAGCAGGGGCGCCAAGATAAGCTACGGCATCCATCCCGTTGCCGGGCGCATGCCGGGCCACATGAACGTGCTGCTTGCCGAAGCCAATGTGGACTACGAAAACCTGCTTGAAATGGACGTGGTGAACCCCATGTTCGCAGAGGCCGATCTTGTGATTGTGATCGGAGCCAACGACGTGGTGAACCCGGCGGCCAACACTGCCGAAGGTACACCCATCTACGGCATGCCCATCCTCAAGGCCGACGAAGCCAAAAACATCATCATCTGCAACTATGATGACAAGCCCGGTTATGCGGGGGTGGACAATACCCTGTATGGCAGGCCCGGCGTTATCATGATGCTTGGCGATGCTTCGGCGACTATGGACAAGCTCATAGCCATGGTTCAAAAATAG
- a CDS encoding NAD(P) transhydrogenase subunit alpha → MTPFTLLAVFVVATLLGYKIISHVPSLLHTPLMSAMNALSGVIILGAVTATYLAGSTFFTLLGAVAVAMAIVNVFGGFDITHKMLRMVAGKKK, encoded by the coding sequence ATGACCCCATTTACCCTGCTGGCGGTGTTTGTAGTGGCAACACTGCTTGGCTACAAGATCATCAGCCATGTGCCGAGCCTTTTGCATACCCCCCTGATGTCGGCCATGAACGCCCTTTCGGGCGTCATCATTCTTGGTGCGGTAACCGCGACCTATCTTGCCGGTTCGACCTTTTTCACGCTTTTGGGGGCTGTTGCCGTGGCCATGGCCATTGTCAACGTTTTCGGCGGTTTTGACATTACCCACAAAATGCTGCGCATGGTCGCCGGAAAAAAGAAGTAG
- a CDS encoding NAD(P) transhydrogenase subunit alpha, with the protein MKFQGMTIGVPKEIMHGERRVSATPDTVKKMVADGATVLVEKGAGDGAFFADSAYVEAGGKIIEDVQEIFAKADVILKVKEPLFNDKVNKHEAEMVRDGQYLITFLHPAAPVNHEMMKKLAATGVISITLDGIPRISRAQGMDALTSMSTVAGYKGVLMAANRLAKFMPMVGTAVGVIKPANVLVIGTGVAGLQAVATAKRLGAVVTAVDIRPDAREQSMSLGAKPFDVGVPAEVAIGEGGYAQRLSDEWLNKEREALKPLVKDADIIILSALIPGKLAPILITKEMVASMAPGSSIVDISIDQGGNCELTEAGEVVVKHGVTIDGTKNIPGMMPTSSTWMFANNVYQLLAFLAQDGKIVLDRTDPIIESTLSTIDKQIVHRGAREAMGL; encoded by the coding sequence ATGAAGTTTCAGGGTATGACTATCGGTGTGCCGAAGGAAATCATGCACGGCGAACGCCGCGTGTCCGCGACTCCTGACACCGTCAAGAAGATGGTTGCCGACGGCGCCACGGTTCTTGTTGAAAAGGGTGCCGGCGACGGCGCGTTCTTTGCTGACAGCGCCTATGTTGAAGCCGGGGGCAAGATCATCGAGGACGTTCAGGAAATCTTTGCCAAGGCTGACGTTATCCTGAAGGTGAAAGAGCCTCTGTTCAACGACAAGGTGAACAAGCACGAAGCGGAAATGGTGCGTGACGGGCAGTATCTGATCACGTTCCTGCACCCCGCGGCTCCCGTGAACCACGAAATGATGAAAAAGCTGGCCGCCACGGGCGTGATCAGCATTACACTGGATGGTATTCCGCGCATTTCGCGTGCTCAGGGCATGGACGCTTTGACCTCCATGAGCACGGTTGCCGGGTACAAGGGCGTGCTTATGGCGGCCAACCGGCTTGCCAAGTTCATGCCTATGGTTGGTACGGCCGTGGGGGTCATCAAGCCTGCCAACGTGCTGGTGATCGGCACGGGCGTGGCCGGGCTTCAGGCCGTGGCCACTGCCAAGCGCCTGGGCGCTGTTGTCACGGCTGTGGACATCCGGCCCGACGCGCGCGAGCAGTCCATGAGCCTTGGCGCCAAGCCCTTTGATGTGGGCGTGCCCGCCGAGGTGGCCATTGGCGAGGGCGGCTACGCCCAGCGCCTGAGCGACGAATGGCTGAACAAGGAACGCGAGGCCCTGAAGCCCCTGGTGAAGGACGCCGACATCATCATCCTTTCGGCCCTGATCCCCGGCAAGCTGGCCCCGATCCTGATCACCAAGGAAATGGTGGCTTCTATGGCTCCCGGTTCCAGCATCGTGGACATTTCCATTGACCAGGGCGGCAACTGCGAGCTGACCGAAGCCGGTGAAGTGGTGGTCAAGCACGGCGTGACCATCGACGGCACCAAGAACATCCCCGGCATGATGCCCACAAGCTCCACCTGGATGTTTGCCAACAACGTGTACCAGCTGCTTGCCTTCCTTGCTCAGGACGGCAAGATCGTTCTGGACAGGACCGACCCCATCATCGAATCCACGCTGAGCACCATCGACAAGCAGATTGTCCACCGTGGCGCTCGTGAAGCCATGGGCCTTTAG
- a CDS encoding amino acid permease, whose translation MSSENKGVTGENLTRGLESRHIQLIAIGGAIGVGLFLGSSTAIRTAGPGLLLSYLIGGIIIFFVMRALGEVAVAYPVSGSFSAYANMFMGPRMGYITGWTYWFVWIVTGMAEITAVGVYCTFWWPDLPQWIPALLALVCMTTVNLISVKLFGEFEFWFALIKVVVIIAMIAIGLGIILFGIGHGGVPTGISNLYALEGGFLPNGMTGVFMALSMVMFAFVGIELIGVTAGEACNPEKSIPSAINKVLWRILLFYIGALFVIMSIFPWNEIGVHGSPFVLTFKNIGIAAAAGIINFVVATAALSSCNSGIYSNGRMLYNLALQKRAPQYFAQTSRANVPARGILVSSCVMLIGVFLNYIVPEEVFLIVTSVATFAVVWIWATIIIVQMKSRQSKSPEEAAAVKYKMPWYPYSNYFALAGLVCVYVILSLGESTRIAMIVGPIWIIGINVVYNLLGWNKKDAQPGLGAES comes from the coding sequence ATGTCGAGCGAAAATAAAGGTGTAACTGGTGAAAATCTAACCCGAGGGCTGGAATCGAGACATATCCAGCTTATTGCCATCGGCGGCGCCATTGGCGTGGGGCTGTTTCTGGGGTCGAGCACGGCCATCAGAACTGCCGGTCCTGGCTTGTTGCTGTCCTATCTTATCGGCGGCATCATCATCTTCTTTGTCATGCGTGCGCTTGGCGAAGTGGCGGTGGCCTATCCCGTGTCAGGCTCGTTCAGCGCCTATGCCAATATGTTTATGGGGCCGCGCATGGGCTACATAACAGGCTGGACCTACTGGTTCGTGTGGATCGTGACCGGCATGGCGGAAATTACGGCGGTCGGCGTGTACTGCACCTTCTGGTGGCCGGACTTGCCACAATGGATACCAGCGTTGCTGGCGCTGGTATGTATGACCACAGTCAACCTCATCTCGGTCAAGCTGTTCGGCGAGTTCGAGTTCTGGTTTGCTCTCATCAAGGTTGTGGTCATCATCGCCATGATTGCCATCGGTCTTGGTATCATTCTGTTCGGTATCGGCCACGGTGGCGTACCCACGGGCATCAGCAACCTATACGCCCTTGAAGGCGGCTTTCTGCCCAACGGCATGACCGGCGTATTCATGGCGCTTTCAATGGTCATGTTCGCCTTTGTGGGCATTGAGCTTATCGGCGTTACAGCCGGTGAAGCCTGCAACCCCGAAAAGTCCATCCCCTCGGCCATCAACAAGGTGCTGTGGCGTATTCTGCTGTTCTATATCGGTGCTCTTTTCGTTATCATGAGTATCTTTCCCTGGAACGAAATCGGCGTACACGGCAGCCCCTTTGTGCTGACCTTCAAGAACATCGGCATCGCCGCCGCTGCGGGCATCATCAACTTTGTGGTGGCCACGGCGGCCCTGTCTTCGTGCAACAGCGGCATCTACAGTAACGGCCGCATGCTGTACAACCTTGCTCTGCAAAAGCGCGCCCCCCAGTATTTTGCACAGACCAGCAGGGCGAACGTGCCCGCGCGCGGCATCCTGGTGTCTTCGTGCGTCATGCTGATCGGCGTGTTTCTGAACTATATCGTTCCCGAAGAAGTCTTCCTTATCGTAACCAGCGTGGCTACCTTCGCGGTTGTGTGGATTTGGGCAACCATCATCATAGTGCAGATGAAGTCCCGTCAGAGCAAAAGCCCTGAAGAGGCGGCTGCCGTCAAATACAAGATGCCCTGGTATCCCTACTCCAACTACTTCGCGCTGGCCGGGCTGGTTTGCGTTTACGTGATTCTCAGCCTCGGTGAGTCCACCCGCATCGCCATGATAGTGGGTCCCATATGGATTATCGGCATTAACGTGGTCTACAACCTGCTCGGCTGGAACAAAAAAGACGCGCAGCCGGGCCTTGGTGCCGAAAGCTAG